One genomic window of Danio rerio strain Tuebingen ecotype United States chromosome 24, GRCz12tu, whole genome shotgun sequence includes the following:
- the eif1b gene encoding eukaryotic translation initiation factor 1b has protein sequence MSNIQNLQSFDPFADATKGDDLLPAGTEDKIHIRIQQRNGRKTLTTVQGIADDYDKKKLVKAFKKKFACNGTVIEHPEYGEVIQLQGDQRKNICQFLLEINIVKEEQLKVHGF, from the exons ATGTCCAATATACAGAACCTCCAGTCCTTCG ATCCCTTTGCTGATGCAACTAAGGGTGACGACTTGCTCCCGGCGGGGACGGAGGATAAAATCCATATAAGGATTCAGCAACGAAACGGCCGCAAAACACTGACCACAGTGCAAGGCATCGCTGATGATTATGATAAAAAGAAGCTTGTGAAAGCTTTCAAAAAG AAATTTGCCTGCAATGGGACAGTGATCGAGCACCCGGAGTATGGAGAGGTGATTCAGCTACAGGGAGACCAGAGGAAGAATATCTGTCAGTTTCTGCTAgag ATCAACATTGTAAAAGAGGAGCAGTTGAAGGTTCACGGTTTTTAA